In Janthinobacterium sp. 67, a genomic segment contains:
- the gatB gene encoding Asp-tRNA(Asn)/Glu-tRNA(Gln) amidotransferase subunit GatB, with product MRAARPVSKNKRAATGGATKLSENTMQWEVVIGLENHVQLTTESKIFSGSPIKYGAEANTQASPVDLALPGVLPVMNKQAVDRAIRFGLAVGATVAPHSVFARKNYFYPDSPKGYQISQFEDPVVIGGALTFGYEKDGEFVTKTVNLTRAHLEEDAGKSLHEDYAGMSGIDLNRAGTPLLEIVSEPEIRSAAEAVAYAKALHSLVMWLGVCDGNMQEGSFRCDVNVSVRPVGQKEFGTRCEIKNLNSFRFIEEAVHVEVRRQIELIEDGGKVVQATRLYDPDRKETREMRSKEDAQDYRYFPDPDLPPLVISQAWIDTVKASMPELPAAMRARFISEYALPDYDALVLTQSKAMATYFVAVVDKAGKENAKAAANWLMGDVSSTLNREGVDLDDAPVSAAQLAAMLKRIADGTISNKAAKEVFAGMWEAKSDDDNLVDTIIDAKGLKQISDTGALEAIVDEVLAANAKSVEQYRAGKEAAINALIGQAMKASKGKANPAQLTELLKAKLAG from the coding sequence ATACGCGCAGCCCGGCCGGTATCTAAGAACAAACGCGCCGCCACTGGCGGCGCCACCAAATTAAGCGAGAACACTATGCAATGGGAAGTCGTCATCGGTCTTGAGAACCACGTGCAGCTCACGACCGAATCCAAAATTTTCAGCGGTTCGCCGATCAAGTACGGCGCCGAAGCCAACACGCAGGCGAGCCCCGTCGACCTGGCGCTGCCAGGCGTACTGCCCGTGATGAACAAGCAAGCCGTCGACCGCGCGATCCGTTTTGGCCTGGCCGTGGGCGCCACCGTGGCGCCGCACTCGGTCTTCGCGCGCAAAAACTATTTTTATCCGGATTCGCCGAAGGGCTACCAGATCAGCCAGTTCGAGGACCCCGTCGTCATCGGCGGCGCCCTGACCTTCGGCTACGAAAAGGATGGCGAATTCGTCACCAAGACCGTCAACCTGACGCGCGCACACCTGGAAGAAGACGCCGGTAAATCCCTGCACGAAGACTATGCGGGCATGAGCGGCATCGACTTGAACCGCGCCGGCACGCCGCTGCTGGAAATCGTCTCGGAACCGGAAATCCGCAGCGCCGCCGAAGCCGTGGCCTACGCCAAGGCCCTGCACTCGCTGGTCATGTGGCTGGGCGTTTGCGACGGCAACATGCAGGAAGGCTCGTTCCGCTGCGACGTCAACGTCTCCGTGCGCCCTGTCGGCCAGAAGGAATTCGGCACCCGCTGCGAAATCAAGAACCTGAACTCCTTCCGCTTCATCGAAGAAGCCGTGCACGTGGAAGTGCGCCGCCAGATCGAACTGATCGAAGACGGCGGCAAGGTCGTGCAAGCGACACGCCTGTACGATCCGGATCGCAAGGAAACGCGCGAAATGCGCAGCAAGGAAGACGCGCAGGATTACCGCTACTTCCCGGACCCTGACCTGCCGCCGCTGGTCATCTCGCAAGCGTGGATCGACACCGTCAAGGCCTCGATGCCGGAACTGCCGGCCGCCATGCGCGCCCGTTTCATCAGCGAATACGCGCTGCCGGACTACGATGCGCTGGTGCTGACGCAGTCGAAAGCCATGGCGACTTACTTCGTCGCCGTGGTCGACAAAGCCGGCAAGGAAAACGCCAAGGCCGCCGCCAACTGGCTGATGGGCGACGTGTCGTCGACCCTGAACCGCGAAGGCGTGGACCTGGACGACGCGCCCGTCTCCGCCGCGCAATTGGCCGCCATGCTCAAGCGCATCGCCGACGGCACCATCTCGAACAAGGCGGCGAAAGAAGTCTTCGCAGGCATGTGGGAAGCGAAGTCCGACGACGACAATCTCGTTGACACCATCATCGATGCCAAGGGCCTGAAACAGATCTCGGATACTGGCGCCCTGGAAGCCATCGTCGACGAAGTGCTGGCGGCCAACGCCAAGTCGGTGGAGCAGTACCGAGCCGGCAAGGAAGCAGCGATCAACGCGCTGATCGGCCAGGCGATGAAGGCATCCAAAGGCAAGGCCAACCCGGCCCAGCTGACGGAACTGCTGAAGGCCAAGCTGGCGGGCTGA
- the gatA gene encoding Asp-tRNA(Asn)/Glu-tRNA(Gln) amidotransferase subunit GatA, whose amino-acid sequence MHTKSIKQLSTLLQNKEISAVALATHFLDRIEADKSNAFLHVDRALTLAQAAEADARIAAGTATPLTGVPIAHKDLFVTKGWRTTAGSKMLANYASPFDATVVEKFQAAGMVTLGKVNCDEFAMGSGNENSAFGAVRNPWDKNAVPGGSSGGSAAAVAAGLTPAATGTDTGGSIRQPAAFCGITGIKPTYGRVSRFGMIAFASSLDQGGPMARSAEDCALLLSAMAGFDERDSTSLSPEQGGVAEDFSRELGQPLTGLRIGVPREYFGEGLAKDVEAAVRGALAQYEKLGATLVDISLPNTALSIPAYYMIAPAEASSNLSRYDGVRYGHRAAEYKDLQDMYKKSRAQGFGPEVQRRIMVGTYVLCHGYYDAYYLKAQKIRRLIAQDFEAVLNGPNAVCDVIMGPVAPTVAWDLGDKTDDPVANYLADIYTLSTSLAGLPGMSIPCGFGEGEKNGKRPVGLQIIGNYFGEAKLLNVAHQFQQVTDWHTRSPAGI is encoded by the coding sequence ATGCATACAAAATCCATCAAACAGCTGTCCACGCTTTTGCAGAACAAGGAAATTTCCGCCGTTGCGCTGGCGACGCATTTCCTCGACCGCATCGAAGCGGACAAGTCGAACGCCTTCTTGCACGTCGACCGTGCCCTGACCCTGGCGCAAGCGGCCGAAGCGGACGCCCGCATCGCCGCCGGCACGGCCACGCCATTGACGGGCGTGCCCATCGCACACAAGGACTTGTTCGTCACCAAAGGCTGGCGCACGACGGCCGGCTCGAAAATGCTGGCCAACTACGCCAGCCCGTTTGACGCCACCGTCGTGGAAAAATTCCAGGCGGCCGGCATGGTCACCCTGGGCAAGGTCAATTGCGACGAATTTGCCATGGGCTCGGGCAATGAGAACTCGGCCTTCGGCGCCGTGCGGAACCCGTGGGACAAGAACGCCGTGCCGGGCGGCTCGTCCGGTGGCTCGGCCGCCGCCGTGGCGGCCGGCCTGACGCCGGCGGCCACCGGCACCGACACGGGCGGCTCGATCCGCCAGCCAGCCGCTTTTTGCGGCATCACCGGCATCAAGCCCACGTATGGCCGCGTCTCGCGCTTCGGCATGATCGCCTTTGCCTCGTCGCTGGACCAGGGCGGCCCGATGGCCCGCTCGGCCGAAGACTGCGCCCTGCTCTTGAGTGCCATGGCCGGCTTCGACGAACGCGACTCGACCAGCCTGTCGCCGGAACAGGGCGGCGTGGCGGAAGATTTTTCGCGCGAGCTGGGCCAGCCCCTGACGGGCCTGCGCATCGGCGTGCCGCGCGAGTACTTCGGCGAGGGCCTGGCCAAGGACGTGGAAGCGGCCGTGCGCGGCGCGCTGGCGCAGTATGAAAAGCTGGGCGCCACCCTGGTCGACATCTCGCTGCCGAACACGGCCCTGTCGATTCCAGCCTATTACATGATCGCCCCGGCCGAAGCGTCGTCGAACCTGTCGCGCTACGACGGCGTGCGCTACGGCCACCGCGCCGCCGAGTACAAGGACTTGCAGGACATGTACAAGAAGTCGCGCGCCCAGGGCTTCGGTCCCGAAGTGCAGCGCCGCATCATGGTCGGCACCTATGTGCTGTGCCACGGCTATTACGACGCCTATTATCTGAAAGCGCAAAAGATCCGCCGCCTGATCGCGCAGGATTTCGAGGCCGTCCTGAATGGCCCGAACGCCGTCTGCGACGTCATCATGGGACCGGTCGCGCCGACCGTGGCCTGGGACCTGGGCGACAAGACGGACGACCCGGTGGCGAACTACCTGGCCGACATCTACACCCTGTCGACCAGCCTGGCCGGCCTGCCCGGCATGTCGATCCCTTGCGGCTTCGGCGAAGGCGAGAAAAACGGCAAGCGCCCTGTCGGCCTGCAAATCATCGGCAATTATTTTGGCGAAGCCAAGCTGCTGAACGTCGCCCACCAGTTCCAGCAAGTGACGGACTGGCATACGCGCAGCCCGGCCGGTATCTAA
- the gatC gene encoding Asp-tRNA(Asn)/Glu-tRNA(Gln) amidotransferase subunit GatC, which produces MSLTLSDVKRIAHLAQLDMADDQAVTSLAQLNKIFALAEQMQAVNTDGVAPLSHPLAAHMDNIALRLREDQATEQNRRDAYQAVAPKVQDGLYLVPKVIE; this is translated from the coding sequence ATGTCCCTGACACTCTCCGATGTAAAACGCATTGCCCACCTGGCACAACTTGACATGGCCGACGACCAGGCCGTCACCTCTTTGGCCCAATTGAACAAGATTTTTGCACTGGCCGAACAAATGCAAGCCGTCAATACCGATGGCGTGGCGCCCCTGAGCCACCCGCTGGCCGCCCACATGGACAATATCGCCCTGCGCCTGCGCGAAGACCAGGCCACGGAACAGAACCGCCGCGACGCCTACCAGGCCGTGGCGCCGAAGGTACAGGATGGCCTGTATCTCGTGCCAAAAGTGATCGAGTAA
- a CDS encoding rod shape-determining protein, with product MFGFLRRYISTDLAIDLGTANTLIYVRGLGIVLDEPSVVAIRQEGGPNGKKTIQAVGKEAKQMLGKVPGNIEAIRPMKDGVIADFTVTEQMLKQFIRMVHDSKFFRPSPRIIICVPCGSTQVERRAIRESALGAGASQVYLIEEPMAAAIGAGLPVSEATGSMVVDIGGGTTEVGIISLGGMVYKGSVRVGGDKFDEAIVNYIRRNYGMLIGEQTAEAIKKAIGSAFPGSEVKEMEVKGRNLSEGIPRSFTISSNEILEALTDPLNNIVSAVKNALEQTPPELGADIAEKGMMLTGGGALLRDLDRLLMEETGLPVLVAEDPLTCVVRGSGMALERMDKLGSIFSYE from the coding sequence ATGTTTGGTTTTTTACGCAGGTATATCTCCACCGATCTGGCCATTGACTTGGGCACGGCCAACACCCTTATTTATGTACGCGGCCTCGGTATCGTCCTGGACGAGCCATCCGTCGTCGCCATCCGCCAGGAAGGCGGTCCGAATGGCAAGAAGACCATTCAGGCAGTCGGCAAGGAAGCCAAGCAGATGCTGGGCAAGGTGCCGGGCAATATCGAAGCGATTCGTCCGATGAAAGATGGCGTGATCGCCGACTTCACCGTGACCGAGCAAATGCTCAAGCAATTCATCCGCATGGTGCACGACTCGAAATTCTTCCGTCCATCGCCGCGCATCATCATTTGCGTGCCGTGCGGTTCGACGCAGGTCGAACGCCGCGCGATCCGCGAATCGGCCCTGGGCGCCGGCGCATCGCAGGTGTACCTGATCGAAGAACCGATGGCCGCGGCCATCGGCGCGGGCTTGCCCGTGTCCGAAGCGACCGGCTCGATGGTGGTCGACATCGGCGGCGGTACCACGGAAGTGGGCATCATCTCGCTGGGCGGCATGGTCTACAAGGGTTCCGTGCGCGTCGGCGGCGACAAGTTCGATGAAGCCATCGTCAACTACATCCGCCGCAACTACGGCATGCTGATCGGCGAACAGACGGCCGAAGCCATCAAGAAGGCCATCGGTTCGGCTTTCCCTGGTTCGGAAGTGAAGGAAATGGAAGTCAAGGGCCGCAATCTGTCCGAAGGCATCCCGCGTTCGTTCACCATCTCCAGCAACGAGATCCTCGAAGCGCTGACCGACCCGCTGAACAACATCGTCTCGGCCGTGAAAAACGCGCTGGAACAGACGCCACCGGAACTGGGCGCCGACATCGCCGAGAAAGGCATGATGCTGACGGGCGGCGGCGCACTGCTGCGCGACCTGGACCGCCTGCTGATGGAGGAAACCGGCCTGCCGGTGCTGGTGGCCGAGGACCCGCTCACCTGCGTGGTGCGCGGTTCCGGGATGGCACTGGAACGTATGGACAAGCTCGGCTCGATCTTCTCCTACGAATAA
- the mreC gene encoding rod shape-determining protein MreC — translation MEYSPPPLFKQGASARVKMMVFAGISIALLLVDSRMHALTAVRQAVGTVLYPVQMAALVPRDVALGVGNYFSSLSALEKQVRDLKHEQIASAQILQQAQLNIVENNHLRKLMEARERVPVKTLMAEVLYDTRDSATRKIVLDRGIQNGVELGRPVIDNLGVVGQVTRVFPFTSEVTLLTDEEQAIPVQLLRNGVRSVAIGRGKSGTMELRFTAPSADIQIGDIVITSGLDGLYPAGLAVARVTLVERNAHGPFGRVVCQPLAGIERNTQLLILMTSPEIPPRPPAEDVKTGRKIAGKMAPIKDPAKEAAAAAAPANAPAAPAAKPPASPAPKPAAPTATPVPTPAAVPPKEATR, via the coding sequence ATGGAATACAGTCCTCCGCCACTTTTCAAACAAGGCGCCTCCGCCCGCGTCAAGATGATGGTGTTCGCCGGCATTTCTATCGCCCTGCTGCTGGTCGATTCGCGCATGCACGCGCTGACCGCCGTGCGCCAGGCAGTCGGCACAGTGCTGTATCCGGTGCAGATGGCGGCCCTGGTGCCGCGCGACGTGGCGCTTGGCGTCGGCAACTACTTTTCTTCGCTGTCCGCCCTGGAAAAACAGGTGCGCGACCTGAAGCACGAACAGATCGCCTCGGCGCAGATCCTGCAGCAGGCGCAGCTCAACATCGTTGAAAACAATCACTTGCGCAAGCTGATGGAAGCGCGCGAGCGCGTGCCCGTCAAGACCTTGATGGCCGAAGTGCTGTACGACACGCGCGATTCGGCCACGCGCAAGATCGTGCTCGATCGCGGCATCCAGAATGGCGTGGAACTGGGCCGCCCCGTGATCGACAACCTGGGCGTGGTGGGGCAGGTCACGCGCGTGTTCCCGTTCACTTCCGAAGTGACGCTCTTGACCGATGAAGAGCAGGCCATTCCCGTGCAGCTGCTGCGCAATGGCGTGCGCAGCGTGGCCATCGGGCGCGGCAAGTCCGGCACCATGGAACTGCGCTTCACGGCCCCCAGCGCCGACATCCAGATTGGCGACATCGTCATCACCTCGGGTCTCGACGGCCTGTATCCGGCCGGCCTGGCCGTGGCGCGCGTAACCCTGGTCGAGCGCAATGCGCACGGCCCGTTCGGCCGCGTCGTGTGCCAGCCGCTGGCCGGCATCGAACGCAATACCCAGTTGCTCATCCTGATGACGTCGCCCGAGATTCCGCCGCGCCCGCCCGCCGAAGACGTCAAGACGGGCCGCAAGATCGCCGGCAAGATGGCGCCGATCAAGGACCCTGCCAAGGAAGCCGCTGCCGCTGCCGCGCCCGCCAACGCGCCCGCCGCACCGGCAGCGAAACCGCCTGCCAGCCCCGCGCCGAAACCGGCTGCACCGACAGCAACGCCCGTACCAACACCTGCCGCCGTGCCACCGAAGGAAGCGACACGATGA
- the mreD gene encoding rod shape-determining protein MreD — MNRPHYILLPVSPLFIGFSLLCAFLLNLLPWGQFVGVPDFVALVLVFWGIHQPRKVGIGVAFFMGLMMDVHDSTLLGENALAYTLLSYFAIMMHRRVLWFPIMTQALHVLPLLLLTQALQLLTRLIVSGRFPGWLNFIESFVAVALWPFVTWILLAPQRRAVDRDHNRPI, encoded by the coding sequence ATGAACCGCCCGCATTACATCCTGCTGCCGGTCAGCCCCCTGTTCATCGGCTTTTCCCTGCTGTGCGCATTCCTGCTGAATTTGCTGCCATGGGGGCAGTTCGTCGGCGTGCCCGATTTCGTCGCCCTGGTGCTGGTCTTCTGGGGCATCCACCAGCCGCGCAAGGTCGGCATCGGCGTGGCCTTCTTCATGGGCCTGATGATGGACGTGCACGACTCGACCCTGCTGGGCGAGAACGCGCTGGCCTACACCCTGCTGTCGTATTTCGCCATCATGATGCACCGGCGCGTGCTGTGGTTCCCCATCATGACCCAGGCGCTGCACGTGCTGCCGCTGCTGCTGCTGACGCAGGCGCTGCAATTGCTGACGCGATTGATCGTCTCGGGCCGCTTCCCCGGCTGGCTCAATTTCATCGAGAGCTTCGTCGCCGTCGCCCTGTGGCCTTTCGTGACGTGGATTCTGCTGGCGCCACAGCGCCGCGCCGTGGACCGCGACCATAACCGGCCGATCTGA
- the mrdA gene encoding penicillin-binding protein 2, with amino-acid sequence MTELKNNERELHFFRMRLTVLGALVFVCFSLLLARFIWLQVIKHEDYATKAEDNRIAVVPIVPTRGLILDRNGVVLARNYSAYTLEVTPSKLSASLDSVIDELSTLVQIDIKDRRRFKKLLEESKNFVSVPLRTRLTDEEVARFTAHRFRFPGVEVQARLFRQYPMGEVASHVVGFIGRINRNEAKALEEGEDAANYNGTDHIGKEGLEKSYEKQLHGTTGYEEVEVSAGGRAMRTLSRTAATPGNNLILSIDIELQKVVEEAFGEWRGAAVAIDPATGDILAYVSKPGYDPNLFVDGIDQQSWNELNTSLDRPMVNRPLSGTYAPGSTFKPFMALAALELGKRTPSQSISDPGFFILGGHTFRDDKVGGHGTVDMHKSIVVSCNTYYYQLGRDMGIDAIHDFMKPFGFGQLTGIDLNNEKTGVLPSMEWKRNRFKTPQQKKWVGGDTISVSNGSGYNSYTPLQIAHATANLANNGVVMKPHLVKIIEDAATRARTLTVPKESYRIALKQENIDIIKRAMVGVTSEAGGTAARIFTGVQYTVGGKTGTAQVVGIKKNEKYNAKLLAERLRDNALFTAFAPADKPRIAIAIVVENAGFGAGVAAPIARKALDYYLLGKRPSDKEKDTTKVPKEDVDEVRTLEEITDEQAAPAAPARQ; translated from the coding sequence ATGACTGAACTGAAGAATAACGAGCGCGAACTGCATTTCTTCCGGATGCGCCTGACCGTCCTGGGCGCGCTCGTGTTTGTCTGCTTTTCGCTGCTGCTGGCGCGCTTCATCTGGCTGCAGGTGATCAAGCACGAAGACTATGCGACCAAGGCCGAGGACAACCGCATCGCCGTGGTGCCCATCGTGCCCACGCGCGGCCTGATCCTCGACCGCAATGGCGTCGTATTGGCGCGCAATTACTCGGCCTACACGCTGGAAGTGACGCCATCGAAGCTCAGTGCCAGCCTCGACTCCGTGATCGACGAGTTGTCGACCCTGGTGCAGATCGACATCAAGGACCGCCGCCGCTTCAAGAAGCTGCTGGAAGAATCGAAGAATTTCGTCAGCGTGCCCCTGCGCACGCGCCTGACGGACGAGGAAGTGGCGCGCTTCACGGCGCACCGTTTCCGCTTCCCCGGCGTGGAAGTGCAGGCGCGCTTGTTCCGCCAGTATCCGATGGGCGAGGTGGCTTCGCACGTGGTGGGCTTCATCGGCCGCATCAACCGCAACGAAGCCAAGGCGCTGGAAGAGGGCGAGGACGCGGCCAACTATAACGGCACCGACCATATCGGCAAGGAAGGCCTGGAAAAAAGCTACGAGAAGCAGCTGCACGGCACCACCGGCTACGAAGAGGTGGAAGTGTCTGCCGGCGGGCGCGCCATGCGCACCCTGTCGCGCACGGCGGCCACGCCCGGCAATAACCTGATCCTGTCGATCGACATCGAACTGCAAAAAGTGGTCGAGGAAGCGTTCGGCGAATGGCGCGGCGCGGCCGTCGCCATCGACCCGGCCACGGGCGACATCCTCGCCTACGTGTCCAAGCCCGGCTACGACCCGAATCTGTTCGTCGACGGCATCGACCAGCAAAGCTGGAACGAACTCAATACCTCGCTGGACCGGCCGATGGTCAACCGTCCCCTGTCCGGCACCTATGCGCCCGGCTCGACCTTCAAGCCCTTCATGGCGCTGGCCGCGCTGGAATTGGGCAAGCGCACGCCGAGCCAGTCGATTTCCGATCCCGGTTTCTTCATCTTGGGTGGCCACACCTTCCGCGATGACAAGGTGGGCGGTCATGGCACGGTGGACATGCACAAATCCATCGTCGTCTCGTGCAACACCTATTACTATCAGCTGGGCCGCGACATGGGCATCGACGCCATTCACGACTTCATGAAGCCGTTCGGTTTCGGCCAGCTGACGGGCATCGACCTGAATAACGAAAAGACGGGCGTGCTGCCGTCGATGGAATGGAAGCGCAACCGCTTCAAGACGCCGCAGCAGAAAAAATGGGTGGGCGGCGACACGATTTCGGTGAGTAACGGCTCGGGCTACAATTCCTACACGCCGCTGCAGATCGCCCACGCGACGGCCAACCTGGCGAACAATGGCGTGGTGATGAAGCCGCATCTGGTAAAAATCATCGAGGACGCCGCCACGCGCGCGCGCACCCTGACGGTGCCCAAGGAAAGCTACCGCATCGCGCTCAAGCAGGAAAACATCGACATCATCAAGCGCGCCATGGTGGGCGTGACCAGCGAGGCGGGCGGCACGGCCGCGCGCATCTTCACCGGCGTGCAGTACACGGTGGGCGGCAAGACGGGTACGGCGCAGGTGGTGGGCATCAAGAAAAACGAGAAGTACAATGCCAAGCTGCTGGCCGAGCGCCTGCGCGACAACGCCTTGTTTACGGCCTTCGCGCCGGCCGACAAGCCGCGCATCGCGATCGCGATCGTGGTGGAAAACGCGGGCTTCGGCGCCGGCGTGGCCGCGCCGATCGCGCGCAAGGCGCTCGATTACTACCTGCTGGGCAAGCGCCCGAGCGACAAGGAAAAGGACACGACCAAGGTGCCCAAGGAAGATGTCGACGAAGTGCGCACCCTGGAAGAAATCACGGACGAGCAGGCCGCCCCGGCGGCTCCTGCCAGGCAATAA
- the rodA gene encoding rod shape-determining protein RodA, giving the protein MPINERRSLWRRAKPYLAVFDPPLMIIILMLLCTSLLTLYSASIGIPGKIEDHLRNILLCFFVMWVAANITPQMMMRIAVPAYTVSVILLVAVALFGTIKLGARRWLHIGVIDIQPSEFLKIATPLMLAWFFQHNAGALRWKSFLMAAVLLLVPVYLIARQPDLGTALLVVAAGFTVIFLAGLSWKVLAGLLITFVSCLPIAWSHLHDYQRDRVMMLIDPTKDPLGKGFHIIQSIIAIGSGGMTGKGWTHGTQAHLEFVPERTTDFIFAVYSEEFGLVGNLILMLMYLLLVGRGMMIAANAPSFFTRLLAGAITMIFFTYAFVNMGMVSGIVPVVGVPLPFLSYGGTALLTLGVATGILMSIQRHRKLVQT; this is encoded by the coding sequence ATGCCCATTAACGAGAGGCGCTCGCTGTGGCGGCGCGCCAAACCCTATCTGGCGGTGTTCGATCCGCCGCTGATGATCATCATCCTGATGCTGCTGTGTACCAGCCTGCTGACCCTGTATTCGGCCAGCATCGGCATCCCCGGCAAGATCGAGGACCATCTGCGCAACATCCTGCTGTGCTTTTTCGTCATGTGGGTGGCGGCCAATATCACGCCGCAGATGATGATGCGCATCGCCGTGCCCGCGTACACGGTATCGGTGATCCTGCTGGTGGCCGTGGCGCTGTTCGGCACCATCAAGCTCGGCGCCCGGCGCTGGCTGCATATCGGCGTGATCGATATCCAGCCCTCCGAATTCCTGAAGATCGCCACGCCGCTGATGCTGGCCTGGTTCTTCCAGCACAATGCGGGCGCCCTGCGCTGGAAATCGTTCCTGATGGCGGCCGTGCTGCTGCTGGTGCCCGTGTACCTGATCGCGCGCCAGCCCGACCTGGGCACGGCGCTGCTGGTGGTGGCGGCCGGCTTTACCGTCATCTTCCTGGCCGGCCTGTCGTGGAAGGTGCTGGCCGGCTTGCTGATCACCTTTGTGTCCTGCCTGCCGATCGCCTGGTCGCACCTGCATGATTACCAGCGCGACCGCGTGATGATGCTGATCGACCCGACCAAAGACCCGCTGGGCAAGGGCTTCCATATCATCCAGTCCATCATCGCCATCGGTTCCGGCGGCATGACGGGCAAGGGCTGGACGCATGGCACGCAGGCGCACCTGGAATTCGTTCCGGAGCGCACGACCGATTTTATTTTTGCCGTATATTCCGAGGAATTCGGCCTGGTCGGTAATTTGATCCTGATGCTGATGTATTTGCTGCTGGTGGGACGGGGGATGATGATCGCCGCCAACGCCCCCAGTTTTTTCACTCGCCTGCTGGCAGGAGCGATAACTATGATTTTCTTTACTTACGCCTTTGTAAACATGGGCATGGTCAGCGGCATCGTGCCGGTGGTCGGCGTGCCCCTTCCATTCCTCAGTTATGGCGGCACCGCGCTGCTGACCCTGGGCGTGGCCACCGGCATCCTGATGAGCATTCAGCGCCACCGCAAGCTGGTGCAAACCTGA
- a CDS encoding septal ring lytic transglycosylase RlpA family protein: MRAPFDTFAMRGLSLAALLTLAACGTTPQKPASHNVPLPSGGKVKVPVRQDPTLPALPAAGSGRGGYYKDDGPGDNPPANLRDVPDAEVRNEPYSTRSNRPYVVFGKTYTPITDNEPFKQTGTGTWYGKKFHGQRTSSGEIYDMYKMTAAHPTLPIPSYARVTSIDSGQQVIVRINDRGPFHATRVIDVSYTAALKLGFLGKGSHQVVVERLLPADIDAILAARAAPKPVPSVVARSIDTPADSEPEMRAVVQPEITALSAVDATVAAPAPAALATGFYLQLGAYSRADNAEAGRAQLAPYAQTLGHLDVVPAGPLFRLYGGPFTSRADAARAAASLPASAGVKPIVIER, from the coding sequence ATGCGGGCGCCTTTCGACACCTTCGCCATGCGCGGGCTGAGCTTGGCCGCTTTGCTGACCCTGGCCGCCTGCGGCACCACGCCGCAAAAGCCCGCATCGCATAACGTGCCGCTGCCGTCCGGCGGCAAGGTCAAGGTGCCCGTGCGCCAGGATCCCACCTTGCCGGCATTGCCGGCGGCCGGCTCCGGGCGCGGCGGCTACTACAAGGATGACGGTCCGGGCGACAATCCGCCGGCCAACCTGCGCGACGTGCCCGACGCGGAAGTGCGCAACGAGCCGTATTCGACACGCTCGAACCGCCCCTACGTCGTCTTCGGCAAGACCTACACCCCGATCACCGACAACGAGCCGTTCAAGCAGACGGGCACGGGCACCTGGTATGGCAAGAAATTCCACGGCCAGCGCACCTCGTCGGGCGAAATCTACGATATGTACAAGATGACGGCGGCCCATCCGACCTTGCCGATTCCGTCGTATGCGCGCGTGACGAGCATCGACAGCGGCCAGCAGGTGATCGTGCGCATCAACGACCGCGGCCCGTTCCACGCCACGCGCGTCATCGACGTGTCCTACACGGCGGCGCTGAAACTGGGCTTCCTCGGCAAGGGCAGCCACCAGGTGGTCGTCGAACGGCTGCTGCCGGCCGATATCGACGCCATCCTGGCGGCGCGCGCGGCGCCGAAGCCGGTGCCGTCGGTGGTGGCCAGGTCGATCGATACGCCGGCCGACAGCGAACCGGAAATGCGCGCCGTGGTGCAGCCTGAAATCACTGCGCTGTCAGCGGTCGATGCCACCGTGGCCGCGCCCGCGCCAGCGGCGCTGGCCACCGGCTTCTACCTGCAGCTGGGCGCCTATTCGCGTGCGGACAATGCGGAAGCGGGCCGCGCGCAACTGGCGCCGTATGCGCAAACGCTGGGCCATCTCGATGTGGTGCCGGCCGGTCCCTTGTTCCGCCTGTACGGCGGACCGTTCACGAGCCGCGCCGATGCGGCGCGCGCGGCGGCCAGCCTGCCGGCGTCGGCGGGTGTCAAACCGATCGTCATCGAAAGATAA